GGGGTCGGATTGCGGTCGAGCAGCGCCTTGGCGGTCATGATCATGCCGTTCATGCAATAGCCGCACTGGGCGGCCTGCTCGTCGATGAAGGCCTGCTGGACCGGGTGCGGGGCGGCACTGCTGCCCAGCCCTTCCAGAGTCACCACCTCGCGCCCCTCCACCCCCGCCAGCGGGATGACGCAGGACCGCGCGGCCACGCCGTCGAAGATGACGGTGCAGGCCCCGCATTCGCCGAGCCCGCAGCCGTACTTCGGCCCGTTCAGGGCCAGATCGTTGCGAAGGATGTAGAGCAGCGGCGTGTCGGCCATCGCCGTCACCGAGACGGCGCGGCCATTCACCCGCAGCGCGATGGTCTTTTCCATAAAGCGTCCGTCCGGTGCGATAGGTCCCGCATCCCCGCGAGCCTCCGCGGGAGTCTTGTCTGGAAGGCGTCGGCGGGAGGTTACTCCTCCCCGTCCTGCGCGATCATCTTCTGCAGGACATGGGTGACGGCCAGCCGTTCCGCCGGGTTCAGCTGTCCCATGGTCAACTCGCTGATCCGCTTGGCGCAGGGCACCATGTCCTCCAGCAGTTGCCGCCCCTCGTCGGTGAGGCAGTTGATGACCTTGCGGCGGTCCTGCGCGTCGGAGGTCTGGCGGATCAGCCCGCGCGCCTTCAGCCGGTCGACGATGCCGCGGATCGTCGCCTGGTCGATGGCGGTGGACTTCACCAACTCGATCAGCGAACTCGGCCCGTTGTCGCGAATGGCGCAGAGCGTGACGAACTGCACCGAGGTCAGCTGCGGGTCGCAGGCGTTGCGCTGGAAGATGGCGAGGTGCCGCTGATAGGCCCGCCGCAGCAGATGGCCGATCTGGTCGGAGAAGACGTAATCGGCTTCTCCGGGGCCAGCGTCGGCGCCGTCTTCAGGCAACAGGTCTTGGGTCATCGGGGTCAACATGCGGTGGACCGGTGGGTAGCGGACGATAGCAGCGGCGGCGGGGGCAGGGAAGGGTGGCGGGCTTCCGCCCTCATGCCGCACGTCATGCCCTCGAGGCTTCCGGCGCCACCACGTCGCCGGCCAGC
The Azospirillum sp. TSA2s DNA segment above includes these coding regions:
- a CDS encoding MarR family winged helix-turn-helix transcriptional regulator, which produces MTQDLLPEDGADAGPGEADYVFSDQIGHLLRRAYQRHLAIFQRNACDPQLTSVQFVTLCAIRDNGPSSLIELVKSTAIDQATIRGIVDRLKARGLIRQTSDAQDRRKVINCLTDEGRQLLEDMVPCAKRISELTMGQLNPAERLAVTHVLQKMIAQDGEE